In one Balaenoptera ricei isolate mBalRic1 chromosome 20, mBalRic1.hap2, whole genome shotgun sequence genomic region, the following are encoded:
- the CENPV gene encoding centromere protein V, whose translation MRRARSGAAAKPRGQKRSGVSRAPAAAASAPGADRARRPAGQAGGGSRAAARQPSAKRRPQSSPRAQEAGPGEPPPEPPLPPPPPAAPSASELDLGEQRERWETFQKRQRLSFEGAAKLLLDTYEYQGLVKHTGGCHCGAVRFEVWASADLHIFDCNCSICKKKQNRHFIVPASRFKLLKGAESITTYTFNTHKAQHTFCKRCGVQSFYSPRSNPGGFGIAPHCLDEGTVRSVVVEEFNGSDWEKAIKEHKTIKSMSKE comes from the exons ATGCGGCGGGCGAGAAGCGGCGCGGCGGCCAAGCCACGCGGGCAGAAGCGGTCCGGGGTCTCCAGGGCCCCCGCGGCCGCCGCCTCGGCCCCCGGCGCCGACCGCGCACGGAGACCCGCGGGccaggccgggggcgggagccgggCGGCGGCGAGGCAGCCGTCGGCCAAGCGGCGGCCGCAGTCGTCGCCTCGGGCGCAGGAGGCGGGCCCCGGAGAGCCGCCGCCGGAGCCGCCGCTGCCCCCGCCTCCGCCCGCGGCGCCCTCGGCGTCCGAGCTGGACCTGGGCGAGCAGCGGGAGCGCTGGGAGACGTTCCAGAAGCGGCAGAGGCTCAGCTTCGAGGGCGCCGCCAAGCTGCTGCTGGACACCTA TGAATACCAGGGCCTGGTGAAACACACAGGAGGCTGCCACTGTGGGGCGGTTCGCTTTGAAGTCTGGGCCTCCGCAGACCTGCACATCTTTGACTGCAA CTGCAGCATTTGCAAGAAGAAGCAGAATAGACACTTCATTGTTCCGGCCTCTCGCTTCAAGCTCCTCAAG GGAGCCGAGAGCATCACCACATACACCTTCAACACCCACAAGGCGCAGCACACCTTCTGTAAGAGGTGCGGCGTCCAGAGCTTTTATTCTCCCCGCTCCAACCCCGGAGGCTTCG GGATCGCCCCCCACTGCCTGGACGAGGGCACCGTGCGCAGCGTGGTGGTCGAGGAGTTCAACGGCAGCGACTGGGAGAAGGCCATCAAGGAGCACAAGACCATCAAGAGCATGTCTAAGGAGTGA